A portion of the Oxynema aestuarii AP17 genome contains these proteins:
- a CDS encoding NADAR family protein → MTIYFYKVPDPYGCFSNFSPHSIHLNGRDWPTVEHYYQAHKFVGTRDEGLIEKIRGVKTPEEAAALGRDRGYEVRSDWEGVKREIMYEAVLTKFLTHRDIQKVLLETGDEAIVEDSPTDYYWGCGAEKTGANHLGKILMEVRSQLRDRAVFTETIVGG, encoded by the coding sequence ATGACGATTTACTTTTATAAAGTTCCGGATCCCTATGGCTGTTTTTCTAACTTTTCTCCTCACTCGATTCATTTGAACGGTCGGGACTGGCCGACGGTGGAACATTATTATCAAGCGCATAAGTTTGTCGGAACTCGGGACGAAGGGTTGATAGAGAAAATCCGAGGGGTGAAGACGCCGGAAGAGGCGGCGGCGTTGGGGCGCGATCGCGGATACGAGGTTCGTTCGGATTGGGAAGGGGTCAAACGAGAGATCATGTACGAAGCGGTGTTGACGAAGTTTCTCACCCATAGGGACATTCAAAAGGTGTTGTTGGAGACGGGAGACGAGGCGATCGTCGAGGATTCGCCCACGGATTATTACTGGGGGTGTGGCGCTGAAAAAACGGGAGCGAACCATCTGGGTAAAATCTTGATGGAGGTGCGATCGCAGCTTCGCGATCGAGCGGTTTTCACTGAAACAATTGTGGGCGGGTGA
- a CDS encoding GAF domain-containing protein, whose amino-acid sequence MKHTENHVRSLQQKLDREVLLHRTIDRIRQSLELEEILTATAAEIRSFLGTDRVMVYRFNPDSSGEVIAESIDEGRLCSLKGLNFPPDDIPLEARERFLQQRVRSIVKVNSQQIGLSPFGCNGREDPGEREQVEISYRPLDPCHMTYLKAMGVYCSLVVPIIANGELWGLIVSHHAEERDISEEDLQLVQLVTDQVSIAIAQATLLAKTRERQAREATINRIATLLHGSPEIELQGALEATVQSLDGCGGRVYIAPAEGDDDVRGRRLPEIFAWGDRPTFPDATETPILEEHPQWRQWRERRRSPSHNSSQVYERADAIADLYKDPSLAAIAPAFKNTQIRGLLVIPLYYRQKFLGYLSIFRHEVDTETLWAGRFNSNVRQLMPRQSFEAWRERKKNQAREWTDEELQMAKALGDQFSMGVGQYLLYKKVTALNANLEYQVQQRTAQLQNTLKFTRILKQVSDRIRSTLDLDEILQTIVGRVRNLLNTDRVVIYQFRGDGTGEVTVEDVRGNWKSVLGTRCPGDCFPQAYGNLYLRGRVRAIDDIATEDLTPCHREFLESLQVKANLIVPIRMGSDLWGLTIAHECQGPRVWSKDEIELVQQLGDQAAIAISQAELYRKSQQAAATAEAKARELTVALQDLQHAQGQLVQSEKMSSLGQLVAGVAHEINNPVNFIYGNLAHATEYAHDLLELLDLYQKHLPEPDVEIVDLMEDIDFEFLVEDLPRMLASMKVGADRIRQIVLSLRNFSRLDQSEMKPVNIHDGIDSTLMILHHRIKAKGDRPAIEIVKNYGDLPSVECYAGQLNQVFMNILGNAIDALEEAWIAHSHPDQPPGPTPSIRITTERHKNHTIAIEIRDNGPGIPEHLKNRIFDPFFTTKDIGKGTGMGLSISHQIVVEKHGGQFVCESEPGNGTTFRIVIPIAALRPSPGPTHPVGSRLSERSS is encoded by the coding sequence ATGAAACATACAGAAAATCACGTGCGATCGCTCCAACAGAAACTCGATCGGGAAGTTTTACTTCACCGAACGATCGATCGCATCCGACAATCCCTCGAATTAGAAGAAATTCTCACGGCAACGGCGGCAGAGATCCGCTCGTTCCTGGGAACCGATCGCGTGATGGTCTATCGCTTCAACCCGGATAGTAGCGGCGAAGTGATTGCCGAATCGATTGACGAAGGGCGCTTGTGTTCCCTCAAAGGGCTCAACTTTCCCCCGGACGACATCCCACTCGAAGCGCGAGAGCGCTTTTTGCAACAACGAGTGCGATCGATTGTCAAAGTCAATTCCCAACAAATCGGCTTGAGTCCATTTGGCTGCAACGGGAGAGAAGATCCCGGCGAACGCGAACAAGTCGAAATCTCCTATCGCCCCCTCGATCCGTGTCATATGACCTACCTCAAAGCGATGGGGGTTTACTGTTCGCTGGTGGTTCCGATTATTGCCAACGGCGAGTTGTGGGGTTTGATCGTCTCCCACCACGCCGAAGAACGGGACATCTCCGAAGAAGACTTACAACTGGTACAACTGGTTACCGACCAGGTCTCGATCGCGATCGCCCAAGCCACCTTACTCGCCAAAACCCGGGAACGACAAGCGCGGGAGGCGACGATCAACCGGATCGCCACCTTACTGCACGGCAGCCCCGAGATCGAACTGCAAGGGGCCTTAGAAGCGACGGTGCAATCCTTAGACGGTTGCGGGGGGCGCGTGTATATTGCCCCCGCCGAAGGGGACGACGACGTTCGCGGGAGGCGTCTGCCGGAAATCTTCGCGTGGGGCGATCGCCCGACCTTTCCCGACGCGACCGAGACCCCCATCTTAGAAGAACATCCCCAATGGCGCCAGTGGCGAGAACGGCGGCGAAGCCCCAGCCACAATAGTAGCCAGGTTTACGAACGCGCCGACGCGATCGCCGACCTGTACAAAGACCCCAGCTTGGCGGCGATCGCCCCCGCCTTCAAAAACACCCAAATTCGCGGTCTTCTGGTCATTCCCCTGTACTACCGCCAAAAATTCCTCGGTTATCTCAGCATCTTCCGTCACGAAGTCGATACCGAAACCTTGTGGGCCGGACGGTTCAACAGCAACGTCCGCCAACTGATGCCCCGACAGTCCTTTGAAGCGTGGCGGGAACGCAAAAAAAACCAAGCCCGAGAGTGGACCGACGAAGAACTCCAAATGGCGAAAGCCCTCGGCGATCAATTCTCGATGGGCGTAGGCCAATACCTGCTCTATAAAAAAGTTACAGCCCTCAACGCCAACTTAGAATATCAAGTCCAACAACGAACCGCCCAACTGCAAAATACCCTCAAATTTACCCGCATTCTCAAGCAAGTCAGCGATCGCATCCGCAGTACCCTCGACCTCGACGAAATCTTGCAGACGATCGTCGGGCGAGTTCGTAATTTACTCAACACCGATCGCGTCGTCATCTACCAATTTCGAGGGGACGGAACCGGAGAAGTCACCGTCGAAGACGTGCGCGGCAACTGGAAATCGGTTCTGGGTACCCGTTGTCCGGGGGATTGCTTTCCCCAAGCTTACGGTAACCTTTACCTGCGCGGGCGCGTGCGGGCGATCGACGATATCGCCACGGAAGATCTGACCCCCTGTCACCGGGAATTTTTAGAAAGCTTGCAAGTCAAAGCAAATTTGATCGTACCGATTCGCATGGGTTCCGACTTGTGGGGACTGACGATCGCCCACGAATGCCAAGGGCCGAGAGTTTGGAGTAAAGACGAAATCGAACTGGTGCAACAACTCGGCGATCAAGCGGCGATCGCCATTTCCCAAGCCGAACTCTACCGCAAAAGCCAGCAAGCTGCCGCCACCGCCGAAGCCAAAGCCCGGGAACTGACCGTCGCCTTGCAAGACTTGCAACACGCCCAAGGTCAACTCGTCCAAAGCGAGAAAATGTCGAGTTTGGGTCAACTGGTCGCCGGAGTCGCCCACGAAATCAACAATCCCGTTAACTTCATCTACGGTAACCTCGCCCACGCCACCGAGTACGCTCACGACTTGCTCGAACTGCTCGATCTCTATCAAAAACACCTACCCGAACCGGATGTCGAGATCGTCGATCTGATGGAAGATATCGACTTCGAGTTCTTGGTCGAGGACCTGCCGCGAATGCTCGCCTCGATGAAAGTCGGCGCCGATCGCATCCGTCAGATCGTGCTGAGTTTGCGCAACTTCTCCCGGTTGGATCAATCGGAAATGAAACCCGTCAACATTCACGACGGGATCGACAGTACCTTGATGATCCTGCATCACCGGATCAAAGCCAAGGGCGATCGCCCGGCGATCGAGATCGTCAAAAACTACGGCGACCTCCCCTCGGTGGAATGCTATGCGGGACAGCTCAACCAGGTGTTTATGAATATTCTGGGCAACGCGATCGACGCCCTCGAAGAAGCTTGGATCGCCCACTCCCACCCAGACCAGCCCCCGGGGCCGACACCCTCTATTCGGATTACCACCGAACGCCATAAAAATCACACGATCGCCATCGAAATTCGCGACAACGGGCCGGGAATTCCCGAACACCTCAAAAATCGCATTTTCGACCCCTTCTTCACGACCAAGGACATCGGCAAGGGTACCGGGATGGGCCTGTCGATCAGCCATCAGATCGTGGTCGAAAAACACGGCGGTCAGTTCGTGTGCGAGTCCGAACCCGGGAACGGGACGACCTTTCGGATCGTGATTCCGATCGCCGCCCTCCGACCGTCACCCGGGCCGACTCATCCAGTCGGATCGAGGCTTTCCGAGCGTTCGAGCTGA
- a CDS encoding glycosyltransferase: MLWNGIGIAIAVLASVTAWAMVVATLYFLRSRSIDRGESPAPPEVDSSVRVSILKPIKGLDDRLERNLEAFLNLQSIAYEVLIGIGDRRDPAWPAIDRFLAAHPEAPMRVIFTDSPPDAHPKMSNLAGLEAQACGEILLVSDGNTCPPPDALERLVASFADPQIGLVAAPFLVRSPLTLGARLRSLRIGTAIACSICGSYTLFKTPFVVGKWMAVRQQALAEMGGFAALSGVMCADGLIYPKLRALGWRGAIVPQAIDVYLGPWSWRQAWSQQLRWSRHVRFVAPIETAVEFLWNGLFLGSLAIAFAWGGATIAACALGAAGLGIWCAYAIAYVSLGGAATDLLLLPIVDLQMLAIAVWAYASNEIQWRGRRFYIGPGGQLERSESLDPTG, encoded by the coding sequence ATGCTATGGAATGGGATTGGAATCGCGATCGCCGTGTTGGCGTCGGTCACGGCTTGGGCGATGGTTGTAGCGACTTTATATTTTCTGCGATCGCGCAGCATCGACCGAGGAGAATCGCCCGCACCGCCAGAGGTGGATTCGTCGGTGAGAGTGAGTATTCTCAAACCGATTAAGGGACTCGACGATCGCCTCGAACGCAATTTAGAGGCGTTTCTCAACTTACAGAGTATAGCTTATGAAGTATTAATCGGCATCGGCGATCGCCGCGATCCGGCGTGGCCCGCGATCGATCGTTTTCTCGCGGCCCATCCGGAAGCGCCGATGCGGGTCATTTTCACCGACTCTCCCCCGGACGCCCACCCGAAAATGAGTAATTTGGCGGGATTGGAAGCCCAGGCGTGCGGCGAGATTCTCCTGGTCAGCGATGGTAATACCTGCCCTCCACCGGACGCCCTGGAACGGTTGGTCGCCAGCTTTGCAGACCCGCAAATCGGTTTGGTGGCGGCGCCGTTTTTAGTGCGATCGCCCCTCACGTTGGGGGCGCGCTTGCGATCGCTGCGGATCGGGACGGCGATCGCCTGTTCGATTTGCGGCAGTTATACTTTATTCAAAACCCCGTTTGTAGTCGGTAAATGGATGGCAGTCCGCCAGCAAGCGTTGGCGGAGATGGGCGGCTTTGCGGCGTTGTCGGGGGTGATGTGCGCCGACGGTTTAATTTACCCGAAATTGCGCGCCCTCGGCTGGCGGGGGGCGATCGTTCCCCAGGCGATCGACGTATACTTAGGGCCGTGGAGTTGGCGTCAAGCCTGGAGCCAGCAGCTCCGGTGGTCCCGTCACGTGCGCTTCGTGGCGCCGATCGAAACGGCGGTCGAGTTTTTGTGGAATGGCCTATTTTTAGGCAGTTTGGCGATCGCCTTCGCCTGGGGAGGGGCGACGATCGCCGCTTGCGCGTTGGGGGCCGCCGGGTTGGGGATCTGGTGCGCTTACGCGATCGCCTACGTGAGTTTGGGAGGCGCGGCGACGGACTTGCTCCTGTTGCCGATCGTCGATCTGCAAATGCTGGCGATCGCCGTCTGGGCTTACGCCAGTAACGAAATCCAATGGCGGGGACGTCGGTTTTACATCGGGCCGGGAGGTCAGCTCGAACGCTCGGAAAGCCTCGATCCGACTGGATGA